TGTGGTACAGCAGTAAAGTCGCAAGGTTGCTGGCATAATTGACTGCTGTCCGGGCCAACGGCATACCCCGGGGATTAATCAGCCGGCTGCCGATAACGACATCCGCTTGTTCGTTTTTAATTGGTAATATCAGCTTTTCCAAATCTTTAGCCTTATGTTGCCCGTCTCCATCGAAAGTAATCAATAATTCGTGGCCCTTGCGCCGGGCATACTCAAACCCGGTTCCCAGCGCCGCCCCCAGACCTCGGTTGACCACATGCCGCAAAACCGTTGCTTTTTTCTCCGCCGCAACCTTACTGGTCTGATCCGTGGAGCCATCGTCTACAACCAGAATATCTCTATAACCATAAGATTGGAGATCACCAATCACTTCGCCAATTTTCTTTTCTTCATTATGAGCCGGAACCACAATTAAAGTTTTCATCAGCTAACCCAATAGCCACGGGTAAAAAGCGCGGTAAGTATCCCCAATAGTACAACAAAAAAAGACAAAATTGCCAGCTTAAGGCGGGTATTTTTTATTGCAGCCAGGCCGATATAGATCGGAAAAATTGTTAACAGGTATCGTGGCATGGAAGAAAGCGTCCCCGAAAACGATGGTAATAAAAAGGCCGCCCAGGAGAAAATTGCCCAGGAAACGGGTATTTTCCTTCGCGCGGATAACCAAAACAGGACTGCGGCTCCAAAAAGAAAAGCAACGAATTCCAGACCGGCGATCCAATAATCATAATGGGCGGGGTTGGCCGTAAAAAATATTTTCAAATAGCGAAACAGGACCTGTAAAGGATTAACGAGGGTTGAAAACGAGTCCGCGCGGCCGTTTTGGAAAGCACTTTGGGCTGATAGGAAAAACAGCGGTTTCCCAAAGCGAATTCCCAGGTACAATGAATATGCCGCCAATCCCAACCAGGCAAACGGATGGAGAAAAGATCCGACCAGCCGCGTCGCCCCGGCGGGGATGCTGAAAAATTTTGAATAGGAATAGGTCAGCAAAACCAGGAGGAGAAAAAACGATTCCGTATAGATTGCGCCGAAGAAAAATGATGTCGGGAAAGCAAACAAAAAAGCCACCGCCCATTTATTTTTTGTGAGGCTATACAACACTATGGCTGCCAAAAGAATCGAAAGATTGGAAATGAGCAGACCGGCAACAAGAGGATTTAGAAAATTGGAGAAGAGGTTCATCAGCATCGGGTATAAAGGAAAAAAGACTTGAGTCCCAAAACCGTCATAGCCGTTTTTCGCCAGCATAAGGTAATGGACACCATCAAAACTCCCCCACTGCCACAGCCACTGTGGCAGCCCGCTGCCTTTAAGAATGGTATCAAAATAAGGAAAGCTGCCTTTAAATGGCAAATACCTTATCCCCAGGTACTCAAAAAACAGCAAACCAAACCGCCAAACTGCAAATATGACAAGAATAAAGGCATTATCACGCCAGAATTTTTTCATAGACTTCATAGGTTTGTTTTGCCGTTTTCGTCCAGGAAAACTTGGCCGCCTGAGCCAACTCTTTTCCAGATGGTTTAACCGCAACTATCTTATCAGCCATATCGTCAACATCTGTTACATCAGTATAGGTAGCCGCGTCGCCGGCAATTTCCGGCAGACTGCCATTTTTACCGCAAATGACCGGTGTCCCGCAGGCCATCGCTTCCAGAACCGGCAGTCCAAAACCCTCATAGATTGACGGTTGAACATAGACTTTTGCCCGGTTATAAAGTTTAACCAGCTCTGAAGTTTCCACAAATCCCCTGGCGATGACATTTTTACCGTCAATAAAAGACTGTACTTCTTTCAATGACCGGGCTTCGATATTGTTTCCCGCCGTCTGGGTAAACTCCTTTCCTACCAGCACGAGAGGAATATTAACCTTCCGGCAGGCCTCTACCAGAGGAACAACATTTTTATTCCAATTGCCACCGCCAACGTAAAGAACAAAGTTTTCTCTTTTTATTTTTAGCGGTTTAAAGGCTTCATCGGGGGCTAGATAAGTTACTTGTGACTGTAAACCTATTATTTGTTGAATATCTTTTTTCGAGCAAACAGAATCTGTGAGGATAGCGTCTACTTTACTTAAAAGAAACCGTTGCCAAGGCCAAACGATCTTTGCCCGCAACCCAAATGGATAATGCTCAGGAAATTTTAGAGGGGTTACATCATGCAGTGTCACCACCGTTTTAGCAGTAGTAATTGGTGAAAGCGTCGGCCAGGAAAAATCAAAATAGGGATAATGGACAATGTCAAATCCTGTAGTGGGTACATACGGTACATCAATCCAACGAACATCAACCAAAGGTTGCAAAGCTTCAAAGAGCCGCTTGGCATAAAAGCCAACACCCCTCACGGAGTGCCCCACTATCGGAGGTTTTACCATGGCAACTCTCATATCTTTTTTTCTATGCTTTTAAAATATGCTACGGGAAATAGTAACGCCTGAAACAGGGCCCAAACAAAACCTGGAAAACCGTCAAGAAAACCCAGGTGGCGAAAATACACAATTACAAACCCCTGCAAAGGGTCAAAGAGGGGCCGCCAGAAAAGATATTGGAACCAGCCGCCGTTAACTTCTTTTGCCATAATGTCTGAATACCGGTTAAAGCGCCGGTCCAGATAGACGCCAAAAGTCGGGTTATTGTAGTGGAGCAAATCATTTTTCAAGTAGCCTGTTTTTCCTTCAACCACTGCTTGTTCATGAACGCTTTTTGCCGGAAGATTACCCTTACCCCGGCGGTATAATCGCATAGTATAGTCTGGGTAAGTTCCGCCTTTTTTTAAAAAACGGCCGAGGAAAAAATTTGCCCGGGGAATCCAGAAACCGTTTTCTTCCGGGATACTCTCAAGAGTATCTGCAATTTCCTTCTTCAGCGCCGGACTGACGACTTCATCGGCATCCAGTTGCAAAATCCATTCGCCGGTGGCCGCGTCATTGGCCATTCTTTTGTTAATGTGGAAATTAGGCTTGTTAGTAGTGGATATTACTTTAGCTTTATATTTTTTAGCGATTTCGACTGTTCTATCCAGAGATTTTCCATCTGCAATTACGATTTCATCAGCGATGTCCTTTACTGAATCCAGACAACGGGGCAAAAATTTTTCCTCATTAAAAGTGGCCAAGGTGACCGAAAGTTTAGTCATACTAGTCAGCGAAGCGGTATTTAAAAATACACCAAAGAGCCTGCGTTCCGTCTTTAAAAGTATTAAATTTTTTTCCCTGGTCGAAGCTGCGAGGTTTGGTAGTAATTGCTACTTCCCTAATTTTAAAACCACTTTTTAACAGTTTAGCCGTAACTTCCGGTTCCATCTCAAAACCATTCGCCTTTAAATTAATCTTTTTTATGGCTTCCCGGGGAATTAATTTATACCCGGTTTCCATATCGGTTAACCAGGTACCGTAGAGAAGACTATTGACTAAACTGAATACCCTATTGGCAAAATAATGCATCACCAGGACCGTTCGGTGTCTACCGAAAAGCACCGGAGGAGAAGTTAATCGCGAACCATAAACTACTGTCCCGGGAAATTTTTCCGCTTTAGCCAAAAGCCGCGGAATTTGCTCCGGATCGTACTCTAAATCGGCATCCTGAATAATGGCGTAATCTCCGGTGACTTTAGAAAATCCGGTTCGCACTGCCGCGCCTTTCCCCTGATTCGCCTCGTGTTCAAAATATTTAACTTCAGGGTGTTTTTTGGCGAACGCTTGGATAATTTTTCCGGAATTGTCTTTAGAAGCATCATTAACCACAATAATTTCTTTTTTCCACGGCAACTTAACCGCTACCACCTTTTGCAGAATTGATTTTAGCGTTGCTTCTTCGTTGTAGACCGGCATCACTATCGATAATCTTGTCATATGCCTTTCCTCCACCAATTCTGGACATCGTCATATACAGCCAACACCGAAAAGGGATACCAGCCATTTTGTTTGGTAAGTAAATTCCAATTTTCAGAGAGGTCCACAACACTGAATTCCTGCCCTTGAAATTCACCTTTGGCCGACTCAGTGGCATTAGCTAGTCCGCAATTTTCGCTGGAGTAAAGGCAAATCCCTACCGGGCGGCCAAAATCGCTTTCGTCACCCGACGCTTCCAAAGCCAAGGAAAAAGAATAGCTCACATTTGAAGTGGCTAAGCCTTTGCCGTAAACCGCCAGCTTCTCACCGGGAAATTTTTTCTCCAACTGATCTCTCACAATCGCAAGCCTCTGGAAATTATTGTTATAATTCATAGTATCTTTTGAAAAATAAAGACCAGAAACGATAAGAGAAAATGAAGCTAGAAGACCCAAGATCTTGTTAATTCGCAAAATTTGATTCAATACCCAGCCTACCAGAAGAATCAAACCGGCATGAAAATAGATCAGGTATCCGTCCAGCCGCTCGCTGCGAAGATAGCGTAGCCAGATAATTTGGATTCCGATAGCTGCAAGGAAATACAAAAATGTTAAGGAAACTTTTCTGCGGATGACGGAAACAGATATAACCACAAGGGACGACAAACCGAATAACATTCCGGCAACAAACGGTCCGCCGGCAATTTTTCCCAAAAACGTCGGCCAGAATGATCCCACATACAATAGCCAGCGGTCGCTAACCCAGAAACGATATTGTCCTACCCGAAAGTAATAGATCAATTGTTCAAGATTGCGGAAATTTCGACTGGAATCCCACAAAAGCATGGGCCAAAGAAGAAGAACCAATCCCAACCCACTCGCAACGGCGAATTTAAACGCGGACTTAATATCTCGAATTTTGACGAAAAACATAATCGGGAAATATACCAACAGGTAAACTCCCTGATAGTGCAAGGATACAGCAGCTCCCGCACCCAAGCCGGTCAAAAAGACAAAGCGCATTTTGCCGGATTTTAGATATGCCAGGAAACCAACCAGAGCAACGGCAGCGCAAATTTCCACTAATCCATGTTGTGTCAGATAGGATGATATGCCAATAACTGCCGGCGACACAGCCGCAATTAAAGCGGCTATTAAGCCTAACCTTTTTCCGCCCAGGATTTTTCCCGCCAAGGCTAATAGCCAAACAAAACCGAGCGAAATTACAAGCATGAACAACCATGGGGAAAGAAAAACATTAGGCAACAGAATGATTGGGAGCATCAAAAACCAATACCAATTTGGTCCAAAAACGAATGGCCCGGCAGAGCTGAAAGAACCCACCCAAGGAAGCTGGTTAAGTTTGATCGCTCCGCGCGCCACTAGTAAATCTCTGGCGGTATCGCTGCTAAATAGGAAACGCAAATCAAAACCGCGTAACCTGATAACAAAAGCAAGAAGTAGAATTATCGCCAGTATTAACTGGTATCTATCAATTTTTAACCTTTGCCGCATATCCGCTCCTGAATAACAGTAAGATTATACAGGCAAAGGAGATCAAAGATAAACTGTCTGCCGCTCTATCAAGAGGTGTTTCTTCAAGCCGAAGCGAATAGGATCCGGGCTTCGGTCCGGATAACAGCATTAAGCCTGTGTCGTCGAATTTCAAGTCCTTCTGGGTCGTAATGACATTCCAATCTTTCCCTTTGGCCAGATTAAATCCATTATATTTAATTGTTGTTTGCGGAAAATAAAAACGATTGACGCGCAGAATTGCGGATCCGCTCGTGTTATCTACTCGCCAATTCAAGCCCGAAGCATTTTCGCTTACTTCGGAAATACTCCCGTCGCCATAGAGAAAATCAAACCGGCTTGGCCGACCGGGCATCCGCATGTTTACGCGCCAAACCGGAACATATTCATCACTGGTTGCTGTCGCTGTGCCTATATAACCAGAGAAAGTTTTATCCGAGTAGTTTAGTGGCTGGTTAATCCTAATGTGATTACGGTTTGCAATAAAAACTATTAGTAACAGCACGATTGCTAATAATTTCTGCCAGCGAAAATTGGCCACCAGATAAGCACCAAAAAACGCAAAAGAGATGGTTGTTATTCCGAGAAACCTCCAGGGAAAATCAACAATTGTTTTAATAATCGGAAGAATCTGCCAGATGTTACGAATAATCGGTGATTCTGTCATCAAAAAGACACTGGCGGCTAAAACCAAAAAGAAAAACAAAACCTCTTTTTCAAATTTACGCCGGATCATAATCAGTCCGCCGGTCAATATTGCTACCATGATCTGTGTCAAGCCCAACTGAAAAGACATTTCGTCTCTAATTGTTCCCGGAAAATCAAAACCGTAACCCCAGGGACTGCGGATAAGCTGCCAGAAAGCCACGAAGTGGTCCCGAAAATATGTCATGTTCTGATCGAAATGAATAAATTGACGTTCGAAAAGATCAGGAACATAGATAAAAGCGCTGAGAGCAAACGCTAAAGCGGTGGACAAAATAAAACGGCGAAAACTACGATGCAGTAACGCCCAACCCAGAAAGAGCGGCAGGGTCAATGCCGCTACCTCATTCTGGGATAATAAGACGGCAGCCAACAATACCGCGGTGACTGTCCACCATTTTTTCTCGATACTCCAAAACACCAGCGGGACAAAACCATATGCCAGGTTCTCGGCCAAAGCTGCCCGGACATAAACATTGAGAAAATGGTACGGCACCCACATGTAAAAAACAGCGCCTACCAGAGCCCCCGTAGTTTTGAACTTATTTCTTAGCCAAAGAAAACAACTTAATCCGGAAAGGACGAAGCCCGCAGCCATCACCATGCGAAAGCTATTTTGATAGGAAATTGCCGCCATGTGAAGCAAGGCGCCAAGCAAATATGGAAGCGGGTAACTATAGACAAAAATCGGAGAGCCAAAATTGGAATTAAAATTAGTTGCCCATCTTGGAGGAAATTGGCCATCACTCAGATCTTGAAAATAGGCAGCAATCCTGGCAGTATGGGTAAAACCATCATGAGAGGTATAGAAAGGATTAGAGATAAGCGACCAAAGACCAATCACGCTGAAAATCGCAAGTATTATTAGAGCAAGAAGATTAGCTCTGTTTTTTTTGAAAAATCGGTGCATGGTAAATTCCCCACGAATTAAATATAAAGAGCGCGGCTTCCCAACAGCTTTCCCAGCCAAACTTCATTCCCCGCCAGACATTAATGGTATGTTGCTGATCGTGGTATCTGGTCGGAATCGGAATCTCTCCGATTTGCAAACCGGCGGCAATGGCTGAAAAAGTGAATTGCTGGTCAAAGGCATAATCATTGGAAAATCTTTGAAACGGAACAGTTTCCAGGGCTTTGCGGCTGTAGGCCCGCAGGCCACTCATATATTCAGAAAGGTTTTCGCCGGTAATGATGTTGGCAAAAAAGGTATACAAGCGGTTAAAAAAATATTTGTATTTGGGCATTCCACCAGTCAATGCCATTCCCCGGTTTTTAATCCGGCTGCCAAACATTATGTCGTAATCTCCGTTAATAATCGGGTCGACCAGCCCCTTGATTTTTGAGCCATCATACTGATAATCCGGGTGCAGCATGACGACTACATCGGGACCATCTTTTAAGGCTTCCCAATAGCAAGTCTTCTGGTTACCGCCATAGCCGAGATTATTCGGATGGCGAAAAACTGTTAATCCCAATTGTTCTGCTACCTCTGCCGTCTTGTCTTTGCTTGCGTCATCAACCAAAATAATTTTATCCACAACCCCGACAGGAATTTCTTTTATTGTTTTTTCGATTGTTTTCTCGGCAAAAAATGCCGGCAGAACGACAATAATTTTTGATTTTTTCATGGTTCGATTTTATATAATTTCAGGGAGTCTTTTCCATAGCCATCAAAGTACTGGGCTATCAGGCGTACCTTCCATCCGGCCGGAGCCGCGGGCCGCTGATAAACAATAAAGTAATCCAGGCCAGCGGGTAAAATTTCCGGTGCCGGCCAATACGGTTTAATCGTTAAATTCGGATGGTCCTTTTGATAAAGTTCCAAAGCATAGGGCATTAGACCAAAGGTTCCTTCCACTCCGACAGTAGTGTTCTTACCCGCAAAAAAGCTATTTATTTCGCGAAGCCCCCAGCCGGCTGACCAACTGTTAAGATATTGTGCCGAATCGGTATCGGCAATTGGCGCCTGGACCGGATCGGTTAAAAGTTTATAGTTGGTATATATGGGTAATATCAAGGCAAGGATTAAAACCACTGGGGCCAGTTTTTTAAATTCGGCAGTTCCGGCCGCGGCTAGAATTAAAAGCATCGGTGTAAAGGTTAGCAAAAATCGGGGATAGATTACTTTATTAAAAAGTAACATGAAGACAAAAAGCGAGAAAAAATAGGCCAGAAGGATGATTTTCGGCCGGGATATTTTTATCAGACTGATAATGATTAGCCCCACTAATGGCCAGGTTAAATATTGTATTTCCCAGGTAGCCAAACCTTTAAAGTTGCCAACGAAAAATTGCAGCGGGTGCTTAATTAATTCTGAGAAGGGCACGATGAATTCATAACTTTTCAAATTGATGACATATGCCTGGGGTAACAAAAACAGAAGAGAATATATTCCCCGGGCGATAACCGCGGATAAGAGTATCAGGAGGGCGTATTTGCCGATACTTTTGGGCTTCAGGATAACCAATATCGGTAGCAGCACAATAAAGAATTCCGCCGGAGTTTTGGTCAGCCAACCCAGTCCCAGAATAATTCCAAGAACTACTGCCCAACGCCACCACAAAGTACGAAGTACCACAACACCGAGCCCCAAACTCCAGACTCCCCACATGGCCAGCATACTATCAGCCAGGGCAAAACGGTCATAAAAAAACGTAAAAGAAGACAAAAGATAGAAGATAGAAGATAGATAAGAGATAAATTTATTCCTTAAAAGCTGCCAGGAAGTAAAATAAATTCCAGCCAAGGCGGCTAAACCGGAAAGCACCGAAACCAGCCGGCCGGTAATTAAAGGGTCGGTACCGGGCAATAGCTTCATAAACACGGCTACCAACCACATGAATAGCGGCGGTTTGCCATCAGTCAGCGGCAGGTAGATGTACTTTAAATCCCCTGACAGAATTTGACTCCAGCGAAGATAAATCGCCTCATCAGTAAAAATCGGAATTAAACCCAAACGCACCAGCCTGGTCGCGAGGAAACCTATTATTAATAGTATCCATAGCAAGATGTCTCTCTTGTGAGTTTTGATAAATTCAATCATAGATGTCAAAGACCGGCTGGTTATTTGGATCATAAATGGTTTTTATTTTTTGACGGCCCGGTAATTTCGTTTGTGGATCAACAACAAACAGTCCTTTACCATTAGTCACGGCTAAAGTATCAAAATGATATTTGTCAAAACAAGAAACTGTCCAAAACCCAAACTGATCCCGACTGGCATCCCGATTTTGCCAGTACTTTTCCGGATCATACTGGTTGTAAAACAAAAAATAAATATACGGCCGGCCGTAGTGATTGGTCACATCAATATAATCATAATCTTTTTGGACTGTGGCCACATATCTAACCATTTGTTTATAACCATACTGCCAGTCACCCGAGTACTTTGTTGGATAAACGAAATAATAGTTTTGTAAATATAGAAAGACTAACACCGCCAATATCGGCGTTAGCACCAGCCTCAATCTTTTACTAAGAGCGAGCAATCCCAGTGCGGAAATAATTTGAGGCACCGGCAACAAATTAAGAGTTCTCAGGGCGTGCGGCGTTTCCCGGGCTGTAGCTGCCGGTATTGGCCCTAACAGCAGCCAGATAAAAATTATGAAGGCGATTTTATTTCGCTTTCGCAGTAAAGCGTATATCCCCAGAAGAACCAAGGGAAAATCAAAAAGATACATCTCCCCGACTGCCTGAGTGGAAAGCCGGGGATTAATATCACCAGTCTGAAAGAGAAAATTAAACCGGTAATGGTCAAAATAGTGACGCAAGAACTCTTCACCATAAAGAATCCTCCGGTTATAGACTAGTTTGGCCCACAAAGCATTGTTGTTGGAGGCAATATTTTTGTTAGCCGCTTCGACAATGCTTAAATCGTTTACCCATGCCACCTCATTAAACCTCAGCCGGCCTTCAGGCGATAAAAGATGGGGAACCAGCGGAATAAGAAGAATCGCCGCTGTTAGAAAAAACACCCAAGATTTTTTCCACATTCGAAGAATATCCTTTATATAAATAAAACTTAAGGCCAAAACTAATAACGGCACGAAAACTCTATGGGAGTTAAAGGTATACATAGCAGCCGCAAAAAAGATAGAAGACAGGAGAAAGAAAATAGTCTTTCCGCGAATGGCTTTTAGAAAAAGATAAACCCCCAGTCCACTGAAAAGCGTGGCCAGATTAGCTTCAAAAGCCGCCCGGCTCATTTGCAGCGACCAGGGGGAAATGGCAATAAACAGGGCGGTTAGAAGTGCCCATTTCCTATTTTTTGAAAGCTCAACAACTATCAGGTAGCTGACTATTATTAATAGTATCCCGGCAATGGCCGACGGCAAACGAACGGCAATCTCTGTCAGCCCCAATAATTTAACGAAGGGAACAACCGCGTAAATATAGCCGACGGGTTTATAGTCTCCAAAGGCGGCAAAAGCGTCGTGGGGCAGAAAAACTCCGTG
The Patescibacteria group bacterium genome window above contains:
- a CDS encoding phospholipid carrier-dependent glycosyltransferase, coding for MRSKLFLILIVVLGLFLRFYRLGDNPPSLYWDEASLGYNAYSIAATLHDEHGVFLPHDAFAAFGDYKPVGYIYAVVPFVKLLGLTEIAVRLPSAIAGILLIIVSYLIVVELSKNRKWALLTALFIAISPWSLQMSRAAFEANLATLFSGLGVYLFLKAIRGKTIFFLLSSIFFAAAMYTFNSHRVFVPLLVLALSFIYIKDILRMWKKSWVFFLTAAILLIPLVPHLLSPEGRLRFNEVAWVNDLSIVEAANKNIASNNNALWAKLVYNRRILYGEEFLRHYFDHYRFNFLFQTGDINPRLSTQAVGEMYLFDFPLVLLGIYALLRKRNKIAFIIFIWLLLGPIPAATARETPHALRTLNLLPVPQIISALGLLALSKRLRLVLTPILAVLVFLYLQNYYFVYPTKYSGDWQYGYKQMVRYVATVQKDYDYIDVTNHYGRPYIYFLFYNQYDPEKYWQNRDASRDQFGFWTVSCFDKYHFDTLAVTNGKGLFVVDPQTKLPGRQKIKTIYDPNNQPVFDIYD
- a CDS encoding glycosyltransferase family 2 protein; its protein translation is MTRLSIVMPVYNEEATLKSILQKVVAVKLPWKKEIIVVNDASKDNSGKIIQAFAKKHPEVKYFEHEANQGKGAAVRTGFSKVTGDYAIIQDADLEYDPEQIPRLLAKAEKFPGTVVYGSRLTSPPVLFGRHRTVLVMHYFANRVFSLVNSLLYGTWLTDMETGYKLIPREAIKKINLKANGFEMEPEVTAKLLKSGFKIREVAITTKPRSFDQGKKFNTFKDGTQALWCIFKYRFAD
- a CDS encoding glycosyltransferase family 4 protein produces the protein MRVAMVKPPIVGHSVRGVGFYAKRLFEALQPLVDVRWIDVPYVPTTGFDIVHYPYFDFSWPTLSPITTAKTVVTLHDVTPLKFPEHYPFGLRAKIVWPWQRFLLSKVDAILTDSVCSKKDIQQIIGLQSQVTYLAPDEAFKPLKIKRENFVLYVGGGNWNKNVVPLVEACRKVNIPLVLVGKEFTQTAGNNIEARSLKEVQSFIDGKNVIARGFVETSELVKLYNRAKVYVQPSIYEGFGLPVLEAMACGTPVICGKNGSLPEIAGDAATYTDVTDVDDMADKIVAVKPSGKELAQAAKFSWTKTAKQTYEVYEKILA
- a CDS encoding glycosyltransferase family 39 protein, with the translated sequence MIEFIKTHKRDILLWILLIIGFLATRLVRLGLIPIFTDEAIYLRWSQILSGDLKYIYLPLTDGKPPLFMWLVAVFMKLLPGTDPLITGRLVSVLSGLAALAGIYFTSWQLLRNKFISYLSSIFYLLSSFTFFYDRFALADSMLAMWGVWSLGLGVVVLRTLWWRWAVVLGIILGLGWLTKTPAEFFIVLLPILVILKPKSIGKYALLILLSAVIARGIYSLLFLLPQAYVINLKSYEFIVPFSELIKHPLQFFVGNFKGLATWEIQYLTWPLVGLIIISLIKISRPKIILLAYFFSLFVFMLLFNKVIYPRFLLTFTPMLLILAAAGTAEFKKLAPVVLILALILPIYTNYKLLTDPVQAPIADTDSAQYLNSWSAGWGLREINSFFAGKNTTVGVEGTFGLMPYALELYQKDHPNLTIKPYWPAPEILPAGLDYFIVYQRPAAPAGWKVRLIAQYFDGYGKDSLKLYKIEP
- a CDS encoding 6-pyruvoyl-tetrahydropterin synthase-related protein — protein: MHRFFKKNRANLLALIILAIFSVIGLWSLISNPFYTSHDGFTHTARIAAYFQDLSDGQFPPRWATNFNSNFGSPIFVYSYPLPYLLGALLHMAAISYQNSFRMVMAAGFVLSGLSCFLWLRNKFKTTGALVGAVFYMWVPYHFLNVYVRAALAENLAYGFVPLVFWSIEKKWWTVTAVLLAAVLLSQNEVAALTLPLFLGWALLHRSFRRFILSTALAFALSAFIYVPDLFERQFIHFDQNMTYFRDHFVAFWQLIRSPWGYGFDFPGTIRDEMSFQLGLTQIMVAILTGGLIMIRRKFEKEVLFFFLVLAASVFLMTESPIIRNIWQILPIIKTIVDFPWRFLGITTISFAFFGAYLVANFRWQKLLAIVLLLIVFIANRNHIRINQPLNYSDKTFSGYIGTATATSDEYVPVWRVNMRMPGRPSRFDFLYGDGSISEVSENASGLNWRVDNTSGSAILRVNRFYFPQTTIKYNGFNLAKGKDWNVITTQKDLKFDDTGLMLLSGPKPGSYSLRLEETPLDRAADSLSLISFACIILLLFRSGYAAKVKN
- a CDS encoding glycosyltransferase family 2 protein — protein: MKTLIVVPAHNEEKKIGEVIGDLQSYGYRDILVVDDGSTDQTSKVAAEKKATVLRHVVNRGLGAALGTGFEYARRKGHELLITFDGDGQHKAKDLEKLILPIKNEQADVVIGSRLINPRGMPLARTAVNYASNLATLLLYHIWTTDTTSGLRAFNRQAIEKIAIKTDRMEVSNEFFMEIRRNNLRLKEISIKPIYTEYSQNHSHNDPSLWQAVSVGKGMLLRLFR
- a CDS encoding glycosyltransferase family 2 protein, translated to MTKLSVTLATFNEEKFLPRCLDSVKDIADEIVIADGKSLDRTVEIAKKYKAKVISTTNKPNFHINKRMANDAATGEWILQLDADEVVSPALKKEIADTLESIPEENGFWIPRANFFLGRFLKKGGTYPDYTMRLYRRGKGNLPAKSVHEQAVVEGKTGYLKNDLLHYNNPTFGVYLDRRFNRYSDIMAKEVNGGWFQYLFWRPLFDPLQGFVIVYFRHLGFLDGFPGFVWALFQALLFPVAYFKSIEKKI
- a CDS encoding glycosyltransferase family 2 protein, translated to MKKSKIIVVLPAFFAEKTIEKTIKEIPVGVVDKIILVDDASKDKTAEVAEQLGLTVFRHPNNLGYGGNQKTCYWEALKDGPDVVVMLHPDYQYDGSKIKGLVDPIINGDYDIMFGSRIKNRGMALTGGMPKYKYFFNRLYTFFANIITGENLSEYMSGLRAYSRKALETVPFQRFSNDYAFDQQFTFSAIAAGLQIGEIPIPTRYHDQQHTINVWRGMKFGWESCWEAALFIFNSWGIYHAPIFQKKQS